The Trinickia caryophylli genomic sequence AGATCGGCGGCGCGCGCCAGGTCGAATGCACCATCAACGGGCTCGGCGAGCGCGCGGGCAATACGGCCCTCGAGGAAATCGTGATGGCCGTGAAGACGCGCAAGGACTACTTCGGGCTCGAGGTTGGCCTCGATACGACGCAAATCGTGCCCGCATCGAAGCTCGTCTCGCAGATCACGGGCTTCGTGGTGCAGCCGAACAAGGCGGTGGTGGGCGCAAACGCGTTCGCGCACGCGTCGGGCATTCACCAGGACGGCGTTCTGAAAGCGCGCGATACCTACGAGATCATGCGTGCGGAAGACGTGGGCTGGTCGGCCAACAAGATCGTGCTCGGCAAGCTCTCGGGCCGCAACGCGTTCAAGCAGCGTCTGCAGGAACTCAACGTGACGCTCGAAAGCGAGAGCGAACTCAATACGGCCTTTGCGCGCTTCAAGGAACTGGCCGATCGCAAGTCCGAGATCTTCGACGAAGACATCATCGCGATCGTCAGCGAAGAGTCGGCGGCTGCAGCGGAGCGCGAGCGTTACAAGTTCGTGTCGCTCGCGCAGCACTCGGAGACGGGCGAGCGCCCGCATGCACGCGTCGTTTTCTCGGTGGACGGCAAGGAGACGGTTGGCGAGGCGCGCGGCAACGGCCCCGTGGATGCAACGCTCAATGCGATCGAGGGCGAAGTCGGCAGCGGCTCCGAGCTGCTGCTCTATTCGGTCAACGCGATCACGACCGGCACGCAGGCTCAGGGCGAGGTGACCGTGCGGCTTTCGAAGAACGGGCGCATCGTGAATGGCGTCGGCACGGATCCCGATATCGTCGCCGCTTCGGCGAAGGCTTACATTTCCGCGCTCAACAAGCTCTATACCAACGTCGAGAAGGTCAATCCCCAGGCCATCTGATCCAGGTCCGGCCGCCCGTTGCGGCGCCGCGGCCGCATGCGAATATCTGCCCTCGCGCCGGCTTTGCCGGGCGAGGGCTTTTTCATGGCCTTCCGCGCCCGCGGCGAGCCGCTCAGGTACGCCCGCGCTGAGAACCCGAATCAGAACCCGAAGTGGCGGCGGTCGGGGTCGTGCAGTGGATCGGGCGTTTTCTGCGTGAGGCGCAGGATGCCCTGATCGTCGAAATAGAAGTTGTAGAGCATGTACCAGACGCCGTCCTCGAGGTAACGGTAGCTCCATACCTCGCGCTTCATGAGGGGGAAGTACGACGTCTCGACGGGACGGCCGAAGTTCACGAGGACATCGCGCTTCGTCCACTGGCCGATCTGCGCCTTGTAGAACTCGTTCGGTTGCAGCACCTGCCGCAGCTTGAGAACCTTGCCCGAAGCGTCGACGTCAGCCGCGACGGTCACTTCGCCGAACGGCTGAGTGGGCCACATGAGCCGCTTGCCGCCGTCGGGCAGATCGTAGACCTCGCGTGGCGGGCCGAAGCGCGCGACAACGGCGGACGCGTCCTCGCCGGGCTGGAATCGCTCCCACGGTTGAACGCAGCCGGCAAGCAGCAGGGCTGTGCAGGCGAACAGGGCAGAAAGGCGCTTTCCGATCGACATGGTTATTCTCCGTTGCGCGTGCGTGCGTGCGTGCGCGGCGGCTGCTCCATACGGCCGCCCGCGGCGTGTAGCGGGGTTTTATCACGGCTTCGGGTTTGTTGGACAGCAGCCAGGCAAAACGGTGCGGCCGATGGCCGCTGCTCGCTTGCGGTGCGGGCTTGCCGAGCCGCAGCCGCCCAGCCTATGATCCGCGCTTCGATCGAATAGGAGGAAAAGCCGATGGGCAGATGGATTAGCCGCGTCGCCGCGGTCGCCGTCCTGGGCGCGTGGGCCATCGCGGCCGCCGCTGCGGGCGGGGAGGGCGGCGCCGGAACGGGAGCGGCGGAGCCGGTGAGGCTGGCGCTCGTCGAGGGCATGTCGGGGCCGTTCGCCGATGCGGGCGCGGCCGTCGAGCGCAATCTGCGTTTCGGCGTCGAGCGCGTGAATGCGCGCGGCGGCGTCACGCTCGCCGACGGGCGGCATCCGCTCGAACTCGTCGTGATGGACAGCCGCGGCGGCGTGGAGGAGGCGCTCGTGCAGCAGCGGGCCGCGGCTGACCGCCGCATCCCGTTCATCCTGCAGGGCAATGGCTCGGCGGTCGCGGCCGCGCTCGTCGCGGCCATCGACAAGCACAACGCCCGCGAGCCCGGCAATCGCGAGCTTTTTCTCAATTATTCGGCCGACGACCCGGCGCTCACAGGTGCCGGCTGCAGCTTCTGGCATTTCCGCTTCGACGCCCACGCGGGCATGCGCATGAACGCGCTGGCCGACGTGATCGCTGGCGAGCGGGCCGTGAAGAAGGTCTATCTGCTGAATCAGGATTACAGCTTCGGGCACGACGTGAGTGCGCTTGCCCGTGAGTCGCTGGCCGCGCGCCGGCCTGACATTGCCGTGGTGGGCGACGAATTTCATCCGATCGGTCGCGTGAAGGATTTCACCCCTTATCTCGCGAAAATCCGCGCGAGCGGGGCCGACGCCGTCGTGACCGGCAACTGGGGCAACGATCTGACTCTGCTCGTGAAAGCGGCGCGCGAGCAGGGTTACGTCGGGAAGTTCTACACGTTCTACGGCAACAGCCTCGGGGCGCCGGCCGCGCTCGGCGACGCTGGCGTCAAGCGCGTGGTGGCGGTGGCCGACTGGCATCCGAACGCCGGTGCGTCGGCGCTTTTCGCCGATCGGGCCTCGGGCGCGAAACCGGCGCTCTCGGATGCCTACTACGCGGCGTTCCGCGCGCGTTTTCCGGCTGCCCGCGACGATTACCCCGTGCTGCGCATGGAAATCATGATCGAGATGCTGGCCGACGCGATTTCACGCGCACGCACGACCGACGCCGCGGCGGTGGCCAGGGCGCTCGAGGGTATGAAGTACGACAACGGGTTTCAGCGCGCGACGATGGAGGCGGCCGATCACCAATTGATCCAGCCCCTTTATGTGATGGAGATGGACAAGGCGGGGACCACGGGCGTGCGGTTCGACAACGAGGGGTCGGGGTATGGCTTCCGAACCGTGCTTGCACTATCGCCGGAGAAAACCCGCCTGCCGAGCGTGTGCCGAATGAAACGGCCGTGATCGAGGCAGCCCGCATGGGACGCGCGCGAGCGACCTCCCGGCGCCCGGATGCCCGAGCTGGCGCCCGGGCATGGCAGCCGGGGCCGGGCCGACAGGCGGCTGCCTTTGCCGGTGGCGGACGTGATACAATGCGCGCTTCGTCGTAACCCACGGCACGGCCTTTCTTCCGTGACCGCCTGTTTGCTTTAAAGGAAATCAAATGTCTGTTGCTGATATCAAGAAGTCCGAAATCGTCGAGAAGTTTGCTCGCGCCGCGAACGATACGGGTTCGCCCGAAGTGCAGGTCGCGCTGCTGACCTCGCGCATCAACGAACTGACCCTCCACTTCAAGTCGCACACGAAGGATCACCACAGCCGCCGCGGCCTGCTGCGCATGGTGAGCCGCCGTCGCAAGCTGCTCGACTATTTGAAGGGCAAGGATGCCGACCGCTACCGCTCGCTGATCGAGAAGCTGGGTCTGCGCAAGTAATTGGTCATCGTCGTTTCATGCAAGATGCCTGTGTCAGTCTGCTGATGCAGGCATTTTGTTTTTCGCGTCGGCACTAGTGGCCCCTTGGGCGGCTACCGGTGCACCGCGTGGAGCTGTGGCTGGAGTGAGCTTTGGTTGCCCGCCGGCGAGGCGCTCGAGCGCCCGCGCCGGCCCACGCTAAGCCCATGCCGGCTCAATGCAGGGTTGCCGGCCGCAGCGAGCGCTTCAGGGCTTGCTGCGGTTGCATGCAAAGCTGAACGGCACGCGCCATGCGGCGTGCCGGGCAAGGCGGCATTGCGCGAAGGGTGCGCGTGCCGGCTTCGCCGAAACGGGCCGCCCGGGCGGGTAGAGCTTTGTGTCATTCCAGTACGACGCACGCGTTTTTCGCGAGCATGGCGCTGGAATGGCATAACACTCCTCATCCTGCCGGCGCCGGCCATCGGCGCCGCCCGCCTCGGTTCGACGGGAGGCCAGGCGGCGATACGCACAATGAGATAGCAAGAAAGCAAGGAGTGACCATGTCAATGTTCAATAAAGTCGTCAAAGAGTTTAAGTGGGGGCAGCATACCGTTCGCCTCGAGACGGGCGAGATCGCCCGCCAGGCGACAGGCGCCGTCATCGTCGACGTGGAAGACACCGTCGTGCTCGCCACCGTGGTCGGTGCGAAGACGGCCAAGCCCGGTCAGGATTTTTTCCCGTTGACCGTCGATTACATCGAAAAGACCTACTCGGCCGGCAAGATCCCGGGCGGCTTCTTCCGCCGCGAGGGCCGCCCGTCCGAACTCGAGACGCTGACCTCGCGCCTCATCGACCGCCCGCTGCGTCCGCTTTTCCCCGAAGGCTTCTACAACGAAGTGCAGGTCGTCATCCACGTGCTGTCGGTCAACCCCGAGATTCCGGCCGACGTGCCGGCGATGATCGGCGCGTCGGCGGCGCTTGCCGTCTCCGGCCTGCCGTTCCACGGCCCGGTGGGTGCCGCGCGCGTTGCCTACGTCAATAACGAGTACGTGCTGAACCCCACGCGCTCGCAGATGAAGGATTCGCGTCTCGAACTCATCGTTGCGGGCACCGAGCGTGCCGTGCTGATGGTCGAGTCGGAAGCCGACCAACTGCCGGAAGACGTGATGCTTGGCGCCGTCGTGTTCGGCCATGAGCAGATGCAAACGGCGATCGACGCGATCCACGAACTCGTGCGCGATGGCGGCAAGCCCGAATGGGACTGGCAGCCCGCCGCGAAGAACGAGGCGCTGATCGCGCGCGTGACGGATCTTGCGTACGGTGACCTGACGGCTGCCTACCAGATCCGCAACAAGCAGGAGCGCTCGACGAAGCTCAAGGAGATCTACGCCGCGACGGGCGCAAAGCTCGACGAGGAAGCGCTTGCCGCCGGTACGGTGCCCGCAGACAAGGCGACGATCGGCAATATCCTGTTCGATCTCGAAGCGAAGATCGTCCGCAGCCAGATCCTGAACGGCGAGGCTCGCATCGACGGCCGCGACACGCGCACGGTGCGCCCGATCGAGATCCGTACCGGCGTGCTGCCGCGCACGCACGGCTCGGCGCTCTTCACGCGCGGCGAGACGCAGGCGCTCGTCGTGGCGACGCTCGGCACGAAGGGAGACGAGCAGATCATCGACGCGCTCGAAGGCGAGTACCGCGAGCGCTTCATGCTCCACTACAACATGCCGCCGTTCGCCACCGGCGAAACGGGGCGCGTCGGCTCGCCGAAGCGCCGCGAGATCGGCCATGGCCGCCTCGCCAAGCGTGCGCTGGCCGCCTGCCTGCCGAGCGCTGACGAATTCGGCTACTCGATTCGCGTCGTGTCGGAAATCACCGAGTCGAACGGCTCGTCGTCGATGGCGTCGGTTTGCGGCGGCTGTCTCGCGCTGATGGACGCCGGCGTGCCGATGAAGGCGCACGTGGCCGGTATCGCGATGGGTCTCATTCTCGAAGGCAACAAGTTCGCAGTGCTGACCGACATCCTCGGCGACGAGGACCACCTCGGCGACATGGACTTCAAGGTGGCCGGTACGGCGGACGGCGTGACGGCCCTGCAGATGGACATCAAGATCCAGGGGATCACGAAGGAAATCATGCAGGTCGCGCTCGCGCAGGCGAAGGAAGGCCGCATGCACATCCTCGGCAAGATGACGGAAGCGGTTGCCGGCGCAAACACCGAACTCTCCGAGTTCGCGCCGCGAATGATCACGATCAAGATCAACCCCGAGAAGATCCGCGACGTGATCGGCAAGGGCGGGTCGGTCATCCGCGCGTTGACCGAAGAAACGGGCACGACGATCGATATCTCCGACGACGGCGTGGTGACGATCGCGAGCACGAGCAGCGAAGGCATGGCCGAGGCAAAGCGCCGCATCGAGGCGATCACGGCCGAGATCGAGGTGGGCCAGATCTACGAAGGCTCCGTGCTCAAGCTGCTCGAGTTCGGTGCGATCGTGAACATCCTGCCGGGCAAGGATGGTCTGCTGCATATTTCCGAGATCGCGAACGAGCGCATCAAGGACATCAAGGACTATCTGACCGAAGGCCAGCACGTCCGGGTGAAGGTCATCTCGACCGACGAGAAGGGCCGTGTGCGCCTGTCGTCGAAGGCGCTGCTGAACGACGCGGCGTCCGGCGCGGGGCAGCCCGAGCAGGCGCCGCAGCAGTGATGCGGTGATCTGACGCAGAAACGGCCGGTTGCGTGTCGAGCGCACCGGCCGTTTTTTTATGAGAAAGTGGGCGGATGAGCGGCGTGCCGTCCGCGCAACCGCGATCGCAGCCAGAGAGGTGACGTAGATGAAAGCAATCGAAATTACCGAGTTCGGCGGGCCGGAAGTCCTTGCGCTGGCGGAGCGGCCGACGCCCGAGCCGGCGGCCGGCGAGGTGCTCGTGAAAGTCGCCGCGTCCGGCGTGAACCGGCCTGACGTGTTTCAGCGCAAGGGTTCGTACGCGCCGCCCCCCGGTGCGTCGGATCTGCCGGGGCTCGAGATCGCGGGCGAGATCGTTGGTGGTGCGCTGGACCCGAAGCACAACCCGTTCGGCTTGAAGATGGGCGATCGCGTTTGCGCCTTGCTGGCCGGCGGTGGCTATGCGCAATACGTCGCTGTTCCGCTCGCGCAGTGCCTGCCCGTGCCGGCCGGCCTGACCGACATCGAAGCGGCGTCACTGCCGGAGACGTTCTTCACCGTCTGGAGCAACGTTTTCGATCGGGCGCAACTGGGCGCGGGCGAAGGCGGCGCGAACGAAACGCTGCTCGTACAGGGCGGCTCGAGCGGCATCGGCGTGGCGGCGATCCAGATCGCGCACGCACTCGGATTCCGTGTTTTCGCGACGGCCGGGACGGCCGACAAATGCCAGGCGTGCGAATCGCTGGGCGCCGAGCGCGCGATCAACTACAAGTCGGAAGACTTCGTCGAGGTCGTAAAATCGCTCACGAACAATCGGGGTGTCGACGTCATCCTCGATATGGTCGGGGGCGGCTATGTTCCGCGTGAGCTCTCGGCACTCGCCGATGGTGGCCGCCTGGTGCTCATCGCATTGCTCGGCGGCGCGAAAGCCGAGGTGAATCTGGGCGAAATTCTGCGCCGCCGGCTGAGCATTACGGGCTCGACGCTGCGCCCGCGCCCGGTCGAGTTCAAGGCCAAGATCGCGGCGGCGCTTGCGGCCAAGGTATGGCCGCACGTCGAATCCGGGCAGATCAAGCCGATTATCTATCGGGTGCTCCCCGCCCATGAGGCCAAGCAAGCGCATGCGCTGATGGAGAGTGGCGAACACATCGGCAAAATCGTGCTCGACTGGTCGCAGACGGTTTGACCACACAAGCCGACGCGCAGTAAAATTGCGCGTTTTGCGTGCGCGTTGCCGGATTTTCAAGGCGTCGGAAAACCGTTGCGGCGCGCCTCGGCGATCTGGTTCGTAATCGGGTTGTGAGCAGGTTGTGAGCGCGTTGTGATCGGGTCGCACCCGGTTCGCAATCGAATTACAACCGAATTACAACCGGCTTTGCGATCGGTTTGCAGCTGGCCCCCGGCATCGCGCCGCAGGGCGGGAAAGCGGGAGGAAGGGCGAGACATGGCGGATCAACGAGCGAAATGGGTGGTCGGTAACTGGAAGATGCACGGGCGGCTCGCGCAAAACGAGTCGCTGCTGCGCGCCCTCGCAAGCGGCGCCGCCGGATTGGGCGAGCGCGTGCGCGTAGGGGTATGTGTGCCGACTCCCTATCTCGCTCAGGTTCAGTCGCTGCTTGCCGGCACGCCGCTCGCCTGGGGCGTGCAGGACATTTCGGTGCACGAGCAAGGGGCTTATACCGGCGAGGTCGCGGCCGAGATGGCGGTCGAGTTCGGGGCCACGCTCGCAATCGTGGGTCACTCGGAGCGGCGGGCTTATCATGGCGAGCGTTCGGAGCTCGTGGCGGCGAAGGCGCAGCGTGCACTGAACGCGGGACTCACGCCGATCGTGTGCGTCGGCGAAACGCTCGACGAACGCGAAGCCGGCACGACCGAGTCGGTCGTCGGTGCGCAGATCGACGCGGTGCTCGCGACGTTGTCGGCGGCCGACGTTGCGCGCATCGTCGTTGCGTACGAACCGGTCTGGGCGATCGGCACCGGCAAGAGTGCAACGGCCGAACAGGCGCAAGAGGTGCACGCGTTTTTGCGTGCCCGGCTGGCAGGCAGGGATTCCGCGTTGGCGGCGGTTCCGTTGCTCTATGGCGGCAGTGTAAAAGCGGATAATGCCGAGGCATTGTTCGCGCAGGCGGACATCGACGGCGGTCTCATCGGCGGCGCGTCGTTGAAAAGCCAGGATTTTCTCGCGATCTGTGAGGCGGGCAAAGCGACGGGCGCATAACGAGTGCGAAAGTCGTCGAATGCCGGATGCGCGCATCGGCGGTAGGGCATTGCGGATCTTGGAGCCCATTGCCCCATTGCCCGATCGCAGGCGGCAAGCCGCCGGATCGTCAAACCATAACTCGGGTGAGTGTAATGCTGTTTTTGAAAACGTTGATCATCGTCGTCCAGCTGCTGTCGGCGCTCGGCATCATCGGCCTCGTGCTGCTGCAGCATGGCAAGGGTGCGGACATGGGTGCGGCATTCGGTAGCGGCGCGTCGGGTAGTCTCTTCGGCGCGACCGGCTCGGCCAACTTCCTGTCGCGTACCACGGCGGTCCTCGCCGCTGTGTTTTTCGTCACTACGCTCGCGCTCACCTACCTCGGTTCGTACAAGTCGAAACCGTCTGCTGGTGTGCTGGGTGCATTGCCCGCGCAGATGGCCTCCGCGCCTGCGTCCGCCGTTGCGGCACCGGTGCCTGCATCTGCTTCGAGCGAGACGGTGCCGAAGTAAAAATTTTTGCGCGGCTGTACATTTGTGCGTTGAACAATTTTGATAGACAGGTTAGAATTTAAGTCTTGAAGCGATTCGCGGGTCGATCAATCAAGTTGTGCGAGTTGTGTCCCGGATTGCAGACAGTGCCGACGTGGTGAAATTGGTAGACACGCTATCTTGAGGGGGTAGTGGCGAAAGCTGTGCGAGTTCGAGTCTCGCCGTCGGCACCAAAGTTATCCAATGCCAGCCGCATGCTTCGCTTCGGCTGGCATTGTCACTTCTGGGGTTTGCTTGCGGGATCCTTGCGATGCCGGGGCATGATGAAGTGAATACATCGGCGGGGATGCGGCAGTTTGTCTCTCCGCGGCACTCAGAACCAACCGATAGAGGATAGTCTTGAACCTCGCAGCCTACTTCCCCGTATTGCTATTCCTTCTCGTGGGCCTGGGTTTAGGCGTTGCGCTCGTAACGGTCGGCAAGGTCCTCGGTCCCAACAAGCCTGATAACGACAAGAACTCGCCGTACGAGTGCGGCTTCGAGGCGTTCGAAGACGCGCGCATGAAGTTCGACGTGCGCTACTACCTCGTCGCCATCCTCTTCATCATTTTCGATCTCGAGACCGCGTTCCTGTTTCCGTGGGGTGTGGCCCTGCGCGACATCGGCTGGCCCGGCTTCATGGCGATGATGATTTTCCTGCTCGAACTCCTCTTGGGCTTTGCCTATATCTGGAGGAAGGGCGGGCTCGAGTGGGAGTGATGGCTTAATCGCCGGTTTCTCGCGGGAAGGCCGAGCTCGCCATCCCGTCTGGAGTGCAAAGCAATGAGTATCGAAGGGGTCTTGAAGGAAGGGTTTGTCACCACCACGGCTGACAAACTGATCAATTGGACGCGCACGGGTTCGCTCTGGCCGATGACGTTCGGCCTCGCCTGTTGCGCCGTCGAGATGATGCATGCGGGCGCCGCTCGCTACGATCTCGACCGGTTCGGCGTCGTGTTTCGGCCGAGTCCGCGTCAGTCCGACGTCATGATCGTCGCCGGCACGCTGTGCAACAAGATGGCGCCCGCGCTGCGCAAGGTCTACGACCAGATGGCCGAGCCGCGATGGGTGATCTCGATGGGTTCGTGCGCCAACGGCGGCGGCTATTACCACTACTCGTACTCCGTCGTGCGTGGCTGCGACCGCATCGTGCCGGTCGACGTCTACGTGCCCGGCTGCCCGCCGACCGCCGAGGCGCTGGTCTACGGTGTGATCCAGCTTCAAGCGAAGATCCGCCGGACCAACACCATCGCCCGTCAATAAGCTTTTCGCTTCCCCACAATATGGCAAGCAAACTCGAGACCCTCAAAGCGAACCTCGAGGCGGCCGTCGGCGGCCGTCTGTCGAGCATCACCGAATCGGTCGGGGAATTGACGATCGTCGTGAAGGCGAGCGATTACCTCGAAGTCGCCAAGCGTCTGCGCGATGACCGCTCGCTCGGTTTCGAGCAACTGATCGATCTGGCCGGCATCGATTATCAAACGTACGGCGACGGCGCCTACGACGGTCCGCGCTTCGCGGCCGTGCTGCATCTGCTGTCGGTGGCCAACAACTGGCGCTTGCGCGTACGCGTATTCGCACCCGATGACGATATGCCCGTCGTGCCGTCGGTCGTCGACATCTGGAGTTCGGCGAACTGGTACGAGCGCGAGGCGTTCGACCTTTACGGTCTCGTGTTCGAAGGCCACCCGGATCTGCGCCGCATCCTCACCGACTACGGCTTTATCGGTCACCCGTTCCGCAAGGATTTCCCGGTTTCGGGCTACGTCGAAATGCGTTACGACCCGGCGGAAAAGCGGGTTGTCTACCAGCCGGTGACGATCGAGCCGCGCGAGATCACACCGCGCGTGATCCGCGAGGATCGCTACGGCGGTCTCAAACACTAAGAGGGCGCCATGGCAGAGATCAAGAACTACACGCTCAACTTCGGTCCGCAGCACCCGGCGGCGCACGGTGTGCTGCGCCTCGTGCTCGAACTCGACGGCGAAGTGATCCAGCGCGCCGATCCGCACATCGGTCTGCTGCATCGGGCTACCGAGAAGCTGGCGGAAAACAAGACCTTCATTCAGTCCGTGCCTTATATGGATCGTCTCGACTACGTGTCGATGATGGTCAACGAGCACGGCTATGTACTCGCGATCGAAAAGCTGCTCGGCATCGACGTGCCGGTGCGTGCCAAATACATTCGCGTGCTCTTCGACGAAGTCACGCGCGTGCTGAACCACCTGATGTGGATCGGTGCACACGCGCTCGACGTCGGCGCCATGGCCGTGTTCCTCTACGCATTCCGTGAGCGCGAAGACCTCATGGACGTCTACGAGGCCGTGTCCGGTGCGCGCATGCATGCGGCGTATTACCGCCCGGGCGGCGTCTACCGCGACCTGCCCGATGCGATGCCGCAGTACAAGGCATCGAAGATCCGCAACGCGAAGGCCCTCGAGAAGATGAACGAGGCGCGCCAGGGCTCGCTGCTCGACTTCCTCGACGATTTCTTCACGCGCTTTCCGGGCTGCGTCGACGAATACGAGACGCTGCTCACCGACAACCGGATCTGGAAGCAGCGCCTGGTCGGCATTGGTGTCGTATCGCCCGAGCGCGCGCTGCAGCTCGGTATGACGGGTCCGATGCTGCGCGGCTCGGGCATCGAGTGGGATCTGCGCAAGAAGCAGCCCTACGAGGTCTACGATCAGCTCGATTTCGACATTCCCGTGGGCGTGAACGGCGATTGCTACGACCGTTATCTGGTGCGCGTGGAAGAGATGCGCCAGTCGACGCGCATCGCGAAGCAGTGTATCGAGTGGCTGCGCAGGAATCCGGGCCCGGTGATGATCGACAATCACAAGGTCGCACCGCCTTCGCGCGTGGGCATGAAGTCGAACATGGAAGAGCTGATCCATCACTTCAAGCTCTTCACGGAAGGGTTTCACGTGCCGGAAGGCGAAGCCTACGCGGCGGTCGAGCATCCGAAGGGCGAGTTCGGCATTTATCTGGTGTCGGACGGTGCGAACAAGCCGTATCGGCTCAAGATCCGCGCTCCCGGCTACGCGCATCTGGCGTCGCTCGACGAGATGGCGCGCGGCCACATGATCGCGGATGCCGTCACGATCATCGGCACGCAGGACATCGTGTTCGGCGAGATCGACCGTTGAAGAAGCAGCGGATGCCGCGCGTCGTCGGCGCGGCTCCGCGTGGTCGCAAGGAATGCCGGGTCTGCCGCCGCCAATACGGCGGCAGGTTTTTGTTCGGTAGGTATTGAAAGAGTCGTGTCAGAAAATGATCTCAGCTGAAGGCCTGAAAGAAATCGATCGTGCGATCGCGAAGTATCCCGCCGATCAGAAACAGTCGGCCGTGATGGCGGCGTTGGCCGTCGCCCAGGAAGAGCATGGCTGGCTCTCGCCCGAGCTCATGCAGTTCGTCGCGAACTATCTCGACATGCCGGCCGTGGCCGTGCAGGAGGTCGCGACGTTCTACACGATGTACGAGACGAAGCCCGTCGGCAAGTACAAGATCACCCTCTGCACGAACCTGCCGTGCCAACTCGGCCCTGACGGCG encodes the following:
- the nuoE gene encoding NADH-quinone oxidoreductase subunit NuoE, translating into MISAEGLKEIDRAIAKYPADQKQSAVMAALAVAQEEHGWLSPELMQFVANYLDMPAVAVQEVATFYTMYETKPVGKYKITLCTNLPCQLGPDGGAESAAEYLKQKLGIDFGETTADGRFTLKEGECMGSCGDAPVLLVNNHRMCSFMSREKIDQLLEELSK
- a CDS encoding NADH-quinone oxidoreductase subunit C, with translation MASKLETLKANLEAAVGGRLSSITESVGELTIVVKASDYLEVAKRLRDDRSLGFEQLIDLAGIDYQTYGDGAYDGPRFAAVLHLLSVANNWRLRVRVFAPDDDMPVVPSVVDIWSSANWYEREAFDLYGLVFEGHPDLRRILTDYGFIGHPFRKDFPVSGYVEMRYDPAEKRVVYQPVTIEPREITPRVIREDRYGGLKH
- a CDS encoding NADH-quinone oxidoreductase subunit D, which encodes MAEIKNYTLNFGPQHPAAHGVLRLVLELDGEVIQRADPHIGLLHRATEKLAENKTFIQSVPYMDRLDYVSMMVNEHGYVLAIEKLLGIDVPVRAKYIRVLFDEVTRVLNHLMWIGAHALDVGAMAVFLYAFREREDLMDVYEAVSGARMHAAYYRPGGVYRDLPDAMPQYKASKIRNAKALEKMNEARQGSLLDFLDDFFTRFPGCVDEYETLLTDNRIWKQRLVGIGVVSPERALQLGMTGPMLRGSGIEWDLRKKQPYEVYDQLDFDIPVGVNGDCYDRYLVRVEEMRQSTRIAKQCIEWLRRNPGPVMIDNHKVAPPSRVGMKSNMEELIHHFKLFTEGFHVPEGEAYAAVEHPKGEFGIYLVSDGANKPYRLKIRAPGYAHLASLDEMARGHMIADAVTIIGTQDIVFGEIDR